The DNA sequence GCTTCGGCCAGCGTCTTCACCGATTCGCTCGCATGATTGAGCGCCGAGAGCTGCATGACCGCACCGTGGGAGATATCCATGACGGCGGTGGTGACATGCTGCGTGGACGCGGCTGCGGCCTGCGCCGATGCCGACAACTCGCTCGACGCCAGCGTGACCTGATCAGCTTCTTCGCGCACACGCGACAACAGCAGGCGCAGCCGCTCACGGGCCTGACGCATGGCCTCAATGAGCTCGGCGTACTCCCGCGCCACCGCGTTGCCGGAGGCCGAATTCGCGCTGCCGCCGTACGCCGCCTCGAGTGGCTCGCGCAGATCGCCGGCCCCAATGGCCATCATCTGGTTACGCAGCGCTTCGAGCGGATGCGTGACGGCGCGTGCCGTCGAGAGACCGAAGAACGCCGCCACGCCAAACGCGGCCGCCACCACCATGGCCAGACTGGCCTCGGCGCGCGTGAGCTTCTCCCGCATGCGATCCATGGAGCCTGAGGCGCCGTTGCGGGCCGATACGCGCAGCAGCTGCAGCGCCTTCTCGATGCTTTCGATGTCCTGCCGCGTGGCGCCCAGCACCCGGTCCGCCTCCGCGCCCTGATCCGTGGCCTGCCAGGCGCGCGTCACGGCAATGCGGACTTCGAGTGCGCTCTGCAGTCGACCGATCTCCTCCAAATGCCGCCGCTCTTCGGCGTTCAGCATGCCCTGCGCGAGCGCTTCCTCGCGCAGTGTCTCGGCATCGACCACCAGGTCGCGATAGGCCGCTTCGTCCTCACTGCGACCCGTATTGAGAAAGCGCAGACCGGCCACGAGTTCGCGCATGACCGTGTTGGTGGCGCGCTCCACGAACTCCGAACGACTGGCCAATTCGCTTACGGTGCGTTCCGCGTCGCGATTGGTGGTGGAGAGCCCGTACCACCCAAGCAATCCGGCCACGAGCAACAGCGTGAGCGATGTACCAAAGCCGGCAATGAGTCGCGCGCGAATGGTGGACAGCAAACGGAAGCGCTTCACGGCGTCGAGCCTCCCACCGAGGGCGTCGCTGCCGTGACACGTGTGATGACCACCGAGCGGCCCTTGATGTCGTGCTTCTCGTCAAAGGCAATGCGTCCTGCCACACCATCCACCGATGGCGCGCCGTTGCCGATCTTCTCAAGCGCCTGACGCAGCGACCCGCGTGTGCGCGCGCCCGCGGCCACCGTACGGCCAATCACCAGCGCGGCGTCGTACGAGAGCGCCGCAAACATGTCGGGATCCTGCTGATACTTGGCCCGATACTTGGGCAGGAACTCCATGGCTTCCTTGCTCGTCGCGCGCTCGGCGCGGAAGAACGCCACATAGCGTGCGCCAACAGCGTCGGCGTTACTGCTCATGGTTTCCGTGCCGTCGCCGCCCACAAAGGGCGCCGTCACATTGCGCGCCTTGAGCGCACGAATGAGGGCCAGCGCATCGTCGCCATCACCCGGAAACAGCACGACGTCGGGCTCGAGTTTGGCAATCAGCGCCGCGTAGGCTTCCCACTCCACCACGCCATTCAGGTACGGGTCGCGCATGACCACATCGCCAAACCCCTCCGAGAAGGTGCGCGCGAAGGTGGCCGACCAGTCACGGCCATAGGAGTCATTGCGATACACGATGGCCGCGCGGCGCGCGCCCAGAGAATCGAGCACCCAGCGGGCGGCGTCGCGCGCCACCTCGGCGTCACTCGGTGCCACACGAAAGAACCAGGGACTGATGCCGGTGAGCCGAGGCGACGAGGCCGTGGGCGACACGGCCACCACCCCATTGGCCCCCGCATGCTCGGCATCGGCGTAGATGGGCATCACCTCCACCGTGTTGCCGCTTTCCGGATGACCGACCACCGCAATGACCGAGGGGTCGTCGCGCAATTGCTGGGCGACGCGCACGGCCGATGTGGCCACGCTGTCGGGCAGGCGCACGGTAAAGCGCGTGCCCCCCGCGCCGCCGGTCTCGTTCAGGCGTGCCACGGCCATTTCCACGCCGCGCACGACCTGCTCATAACCGGGACTGCCGGGAATGGCCCCGACGCCAATGGCGAGGCCGGTTCCAGTGGACGGACCGCGCGAGCAGCCCGACAGGGCCAGCGCCACGGTCACCGCGACCAGTTGGCGTGTCGAATTGATGGCAAAGGGCAGGAGTCTCACGCTGCGTAGACGACCGGAGGCAGGAGGCGGAAACGACGGCTCACGCCAAGGTTGTCGGCATGTCTTGGCAGTGAGTCGAATCCTGCAGTTTCCTAGGGAAAAACCGGCAAAACTGCACATGGCAGTTACTTTGTCATGCAAAAGTCAGGTCACCCCCGACGTTTTTGCCCGGAATTCCTTGCGGGGTCTGGAAGCGTCCGTTTAGCTTCGCTTTCGTAGTCCTACCCTCAGCTGCCAACCCGGTCGGGCCATCGCGCAAACGATGTCGCCCGGGATGGCCGCCTCCAAACACTCCCTCAGGAACCGGCATGGTTGGCACGTTCCGCCCGCGGAGACTGGCTTCCGCCGCGCTGCTGGGCGCTCTGGCCCTCGGACTCGCTGCGTGTGGCGGCGAGTATCCGAATTCGACGTTCAATCACACCACCGACTTCAACGCGGATATCGACGCGTTGTGGGACAAGCTGCTCTTCTGGGGCACCATTGTCTTCATCGGTGTTGAAGCGGCGCTCGTGTACACGATCTTCCGCTTCCGCCAGCGCGCGGGAGCCGGCAAGCCGAAACAGGTACACGGCAACACGGCCCTGGAAATCACGTGGACGGCCATCCCGGCCGTCATCCTGATTTTCATCGCCATCCCCACGGTCCGCACGATCTTCAAGACCCAGGCCAAGGCGGCGCCCGACGCGCTGCAGGTCGAGGTCATTGGCCATCAGTGGTGGTGGGAGTTCAAGTACCCGCAGCTGGGCATCACCACGGCCAACGAGCTGTACCTGCCCAATGGCCGCACGGTCAGCTTCCAGCTCAAGACGATCGACGTGTTGCACTCCTTCTGGATTCCCCAGCTGGGTGGCAAGCGCGATCTGATCTCGAACCGCACCAACTACCTCTGGTTCACGCCCAACGCCGATCTGCCGTCTTCGGCGTGGAACGGCTTCTGCGCCGAGTTCTGTGGCCCGTCACACGCCAACATGCGCTTCCGCGTGTTCACCGTGACGCCGCAGGAATTCGAGCAGTGGGCCGCGCACCAGAAGCAGAACGCCATCTTCCCGGCTGCTGTGCCGGCGCCGGCGCTGCCCACGGGCACGGCCGCCGCGAGCGGTGCCGCTGCTGGCGCTACGCCGGTCGTGCTGGCCTCCAACACGGGCGCGCAGCCGGCCACACCGGCCCCTGCGGCCGACGTGCAGCCCGCCGTACCGGTTTGGACCTTCCCCAAGGAGAAGGTCGAAGGCGAATTCAAGCACATCATCCCCACGGCCAAGCTGCCCACCACGATCTCGTTCGATGAGTCGCTGCTGGCGCAGGGTGATGCCGAGCGGGGACGGGACAAGTACAGCAAGTCCACCTGCATTGGCTGTCACGCCATCGGTGGCACGCCGTTCAACATGGCCAATATCGGGCCGAACCTCACGCATGTCGGGTCGCGCTACACCATCGGCGCCGGCCTGTATCCGAACGATGCCAAGCATCTCGCCTACTGGATCAAGAGTGCGGGCCACATGAAGCCCGGCAGTCTCATGCCCACCATGGGTAAGGGCCTCACCGATCCAGTGCGCAAGAACGTCGTCAACGTCGGTGGTCTGACCGACGCCGACATTGCGGACATCGTCGCGTACCTGCAGGCTCTCAAGTAATCCCGTCTCCGACCGACTGACCAAACGACACGATGGCAACCATCGCTGCCGCGCCCCCGTACACCCAGGCCAAGGCCGCACCCGCTGATACCGGGTTGTGGTCCTGGCTCACCACGGTGGACCACAAGCGCATCGGGGCGCTCTATCTCATCACCGGCCTGTTCTTCTTCGTGGTCGGTGGACTCGAAGCCGCCGTCATCCGTGCCCAGCTGGCCGTGCCGAACGCCAACGTCGTTTCGGCCGACATGTACAACCAGCTGTTCACGATGCACGGCACGACGATGATCTTCCTCGCCGTCATGCCTCTCTCGGCGGCGTTCTTCAACTTCCTGATCCCGCTGCAGATCGGCGCGCGTGACGTGGCCTTCCCGCGTCTGAACGCCTTCTCGTACTGGATCTACCTGCTGGGCGGCATCTACATCACGGTGCCCATCTTCTTCTCGGTGGCGCCGGACGGTGGCTGGTTCGGTTACGCGCCGCTGAGCACGAAGGCGTACTCGCCGCAGATCAACATGGATTTCTGGGTGCTCGGCCTCCAGATCCTGGGTATCTCGTCGCTGGCCGCCGGCTTCAACTTCATCACCACGATCATCAACATGCGGGCGCCCGGCATGTCGCTCATGCGCATGCCGATCTTCACCTGGATGTCGTTCGTGGTGCAGTTCCTTGTGGTGCTGGCCTTCCCCGTCATCACCATCGCGCTCGTGTTCCTGCAGTTCGACCGGTTCTTCGGCACGAACTTCTACACGGTCGCCAAGGGTGCCGACCCGCTGCTCTGGCAGCATCTGTTCTGGGTCTTCGGCCACCCCGAGGTGTACATCCTCATTCTGCCCGCCTTCGGTCTCGTGTCCGAAGTGCTGCCGACGTTTTCGCGCAAGCCGCTGTTCGGGTACCCCGTCATGGTGTACTCCGGCATCCTGATCGGCTTCCTCGGCTTCGGCGTGTGGGCGCACCACATGTTCTCGGTCGGCATGGGTCCCATCGCCGACTCGGTGTTCTCGCTGGCCACGATGCTGATCGCCATCCCCACGGGCGTGAAGATCTTCAACTGGATGGCGACCATGTGGGGCGGCCAGATCCGCTTCACGGTGGCCATGAAGTTCGCCATCGCGCTCGTCGGCATGTTCACCATCGGCGGTATCTCGGGCGTGATGCACAGCTCGCCGCCGGCCGACCTGCAGCAGACGGACACGTACTTCATCGTCGCGCACTTCCATTACGTGCTCTTCGGCGGCTCGGTGTTCGGTCTGTTCGCCGGCATGTACTACTACTTCCCGAAGATCACGGGCCGCTTCCTCTCCGAGAAGCTTGGCAACTGGCACTTCTGGGTGTCGTTCATCGGCATGAACCTCACGTTCTTCCCGATGCACTTCAGCGGCCTGCTCGGCATGCCGCGCCGCTACTACCAGTACGACGCGGGGCAGGGCATCGAGTTGTTCAACATGGCCTCCTCGATCGGCACGCTGATCCTCATCATCGGCACGCTGTTTGGCCTGATCAACGTGTTCAAGAGCTGGAAGGGCGGAAAGCTGGCCTCCAGCAACCCCTGGGGCGCGGCCACCATCGAGTGGTCCATCCCCTCGCCGCCGCCCGAGTACAACTTCGCCGAGCTGCCGCAGATCAAGTCGCGCTATCCCCTCTGGAACATGAAGGAGGGTGAGCCGCTCGTGCACGAGACGACGTACGAGGAAGAGAAGGATCTGCACATTCCGACGACGAAGGAAACGGGCATCGTCATGCCGAATCCGTCGATCTGGCCGCTCATCACGGCCACCGGCATCGTCGTGATGTTCTGCGGTCTCATGTTCATGGAGAAGAGCGCCCCCCTGGCCATCGCCATCATGATCGGTGGCACCGCATGGTGGGTCGGCTCGCTGTACAAGTGGCTGCTCACGCCGCTCGAGGATCACCACTAAGATGACCGCCAACTCCGCAACCGCCGCGCACGGCGACGGCCACGCCCACGGCGGCGGCCATCACTACACCTCGCTCGGCCTCGACAACCGCAAGATCGCCATTTGGACCTTCATCGGGTCCGAGTGCATGCTCTTTGCCTCGCTGATCTCCACGTACCTCGTGTACAAGGGGCGCAGCCCGGCCGGTCCGTATCCGCACGAGGCCTGGACCAACCCGGCCACGGGTGAGGTCTTCAAGCCAATCCTCAACATCCCCGTCACGTCGGCGTCGACGTTCGTGCTGCTCATGTCGTCGCTGGCCATGGTGCTGGCGCTGGCGGCGGTGCAGAACAAGAACCTGCCGAAGCACACGCTGGGCGAGCGCATCCTGGGCTCGTCCAAGCTGTGGCTGTGGATGACGGCGCTGCTGGGCATCACCTTCCTTGGCTTCCAGGCCTACGAGTTCACCTCGTTCGTGCACGAAGGCCTGAGCATCCGCACCAACCTGTTCGGCTCGAGCTTCTTCACGCTCACCGGCTTCCATGGTGCGCACGTGACGGCCGGTGTGCTGTGGCTGTTCACGCTGCTCGCCATCGACTACAAGCGCGGGCTCACGCCCGCCGATTCACTGCTCGTCGACATCTGCGCGCTGTACTGGCACTTCGTCGACGTGGTGTGGATCGCGATCTTCACGCTGCTCTACCTGATCAAGTGAGGAGCTGATGGCCGACCACGCACACGCGCACGACGCGCACGCGCAACACGAGGAGCACCCGACCTGGTCCACGTACTGGAAGGTCGCGCTCATCCTCACGATCATCACGGCCGTCGAAGTGTCGGCCTACTACATCCCGGCCTGGGAAAACAGCTGGGTGTATGTGCCGAGCATGCTGATCATGTCGG is a window from the Gemmatimonas sp. UBA7669 genome containing:
- the coxB gene encoding cytochrome c oxidase subunit II; its protein translation is MVGTFRPRRLASAALLGALALGLAACGGEYPNSTFNHTTDFNADIDALWDKLLFWGTIVFIGVEAALVYTIFRFRQRAGAGKPKQVHGNTALEITWTAIPAVILIFIAIPTVRTIFKTQAKAAPDALQVEVIGHQWWWEFKYPQLGITTANELYLPNGRTVSFQLKTIDVLHSFWIPQLGGKRDLISNRTNYLWFTPNADLPSSAWNGFCAEFCGPSHANMRFRVFTVTPQEFEQWAAHQKQNAIFPAAVPAPALPTGTAAASGAAAGATPVVLASNTGAQPATPAPAADVQPAVPVWTFPKEKVEGEFKHIIPTAKLPTTISFDESLLAQGDAERGRDKYSKSTCIGCHAIGGTPFNMANIGPNLTHVGSRYTIGAGLYPNDAKHLAYWIKSAGHMKPGSLMPTMGKGLTDPVRKNVVNVGGLTDADIADIVAYLQALK
- the ctaD gene encoding cytochrome c oxidase subunit I, whose translation is MATIAAAPPYTQAKAAPADTGLWSWLTTVDHKRIGALYLITGLFFFVVGGLEAAVIRAQLAVPNANVVSADMYNQLFTMHGTTMIFLAVMPLSAAFFNFLIPLQIGARDVAFPRLNAFSYWIYLLGGIYITVPIFFSVAPDGGWFGYAPLSTKAYSPQINMDFWVLGLQILGISSLAAGFNFITTIINMRAPGMSLMRMPIFTWMSFVVQFLVVLAFPVITIALVFLQFDRFFGTNFYTVAKGADPLLWQHLFWVFGHPEVYILILPAFGLVSEVLPTFSRKPLFGYPVMVYSGILIGFLGFGVWAHHMFSVGMGPIADSVFSLATMLIAIPTGVKIFNWMATMWGGQIRFTVAMKFAIALVGMFTIGGISGVMHSSPPADLQQTDTYFIVAHFHYVLFGGSVFGLFAGMYYYFPKITGRFLSEKLGNWHFWVSFIGMNLTFFPMHFSGLLGMPRRYYQYDAGQGIELFNMASSIGTLILIIGTLFGLINVFKSWKGGKLASSNPWGAATIEWSIPSPPPEYNFAELPQIKSRYPLWNMKEGEPLVHETTYEEEKDLHIPTTKETGIVMPNPSIWPLITATGIVVMFCGLMFMEKSAPLAIAIMIGGTAWWVGSLYKWLLTPLEDHH
- a CDS encoding cytochrome C oxidase subunit IV family protein → MADHAHAHDAHAQHEEHPTWSTYWKVALILTIITAVEVSAYYIPAWENSWVYVPSMLIMSAVKFVIVVMYYMHLKYDHKLFRALFTGPLIVASLTLIGLLFLFSKLVLRLGIIINSANI
- a CDS encoding methyl-accepting chemotaxis protein translates to MKRFRLLSTIRARLIAGFGTSLTLLLVAGLLGWYGLSTTNRDAERTVSELASRSEFVERATNTVMRELVAGLRFLNTGRSEDEAAYRDLVVDAETLREEALAQGMLNAEERRHLEEIGRLQSALEVRIAVTRAWQATDQGAEADRVLGATRQDIESIEKALQLLRVSARNGASGSMDRMREKLTRAEASLAMVVAAAFGVAAFFGLSTARAVTHPLEALRNQMMAIGAGDLREPLEAAYGGSANSASGNAVAREYAELIEAMRQARERLRLLLSRVREEADQVTLASSELSASAQAAAASTQHVTTAVMDISHGAVMQLSALNHASESVKTLAEAGATIGEAAEETDRVGREIRGTTNSARDQVQVAVDTLLGAREVVTASRQEMMSLRDATSVIDDFVSVISEIASQTNLLALNAAIEAARAGQAGRGFAVVAQEVRVLAEQSAAAANQVTDNVKRIRSRIASASTAVESGATRLRDVETVAEAVGSALARIEHAVSQVETATARVTQAVESNRESLQTVQKALTTARDTAESHAASAEEVAASTEETSASAEEVSATAEVLQTASVRVRGMIGEFRTS
- a CDS encoding ABC transporter substrate-binding protein; translated protein: MRLLPFAINSTRQLVAVTVALALSGCSRGPSTGTGLAIGVGAIPGSPGYEQVVRGVEMAVARLNETGGAGGTRFTVRLPDSVATSAVRVAQQLRDDPSVIAVVGHPESGNTVEVMPIYADAEHAGANGVVAVSPTASSPRLTGISPWFFRVAPSDAEVARDAARWVLDSLGARRAAIVYRNDSYGRDWSATFARTFSEGFGDVVMRDPYLNGVVEWEAYAALIAKLEPDVVLFPGDGDDALALIRALKARNVTAPFVGGDGTETMSSNADAVGARYVAFFRAERATSKEAMEFLPKYRAKYQQDPDMFAALSYDAALVIGRTVAAGARTRGSLRQALEKIGNGAPSVDGVAGRIAFDEKHDIKGRSVVITRVTAATPSVGGSTP
- a CDS encoding cytochrome c oxidase subunit 3, whose product is MTANSATAAHGDGHAHGGGHHYTSLGLDNRKIAIWTFIGSECMLFASLISTYLVYKGRSPAGPYPHEAWTNPATGEVFKPILNIPVTSASTFVLLMSSLAMVLALAAVQNKNLPKHTLGERILGSSKLWLWMTALLGITFLGFQAYEFTSFVHEGLSIRTNLFGSSFFTLTGFHGAHVTAGVLWLFTLLAIDYKRGLTPADSLLVDICALYWHFVDVVWIAIFTLLYLIK